The window TGGGTTGAAGGTTGAAAGGTTGAATGTTGAAGGTTTTTTTGTGTTGAAAGTTGAAAGGATGGAATAGACTTCTGGCAAAAATACAAACTACCCCACCCCAATCCTCACTAAAGCTCCGGTCCCCTTACCAAGGGGAGGGGGCAAGATTTCAAGGGTTTTCCCCCTTTATAAGGGGAATTAAGCCGGAGCTTTAGTGAGGAGGTAGATTCGACTTTTGCAAGAGTGTTTAATGTCGAAATTTCACTCTAATCACCTTCAACCTGCAAACCTTCAACCTGCAACCCGATGACTATCCTCCGATTTGCGACATGGTACGGGTGTAAGTCCCCGTTGTTCCAGAGTCTCGTTGCTTGAAGTTAATCTCTGGTTTAATCATGAGCAAATGTCTGACTTGCGCCCTAAGATCAACCGGATCAACTCCGGTACGAAGGGCGGTTTTGAGGTTAATCTGATTCGATTCATTGAGCAGACAAGGGCGTAACCAACCGTCGGCAGAAAGGCGCATTCGGTTGCAGCGATCGCAAAAACATTCCGACATCTGACTGATAAATCCGAGAGTTCCCAAAGCACCGGGAATCTGGAAAACATCAGCAGGGCCATTACCACGAATGGTTGATTCTGTCAAACCGAAAACCTCACGGATGCGCTGCCGCAATTCTTCAGATGGCACCCAAGCGCGTTCGCCAAAGAGTTTGTCATTGCCAATGGGCATAAATTCAATAAACCGGACGTGCCAGTGGCGGTCAATCGTCAGGGCGGCTAAATCGAGAACTTCTGGGTCATTAACGCCCGGAATGACTACGACATTCAGCTTGAGGGGGTCAAAACCGACGCGGTGAGCGGCTTGAATCCCCTCCCAAGTTTGCTCCCAACGGGAACGCCCCCGATTACCGATAATTTGGTCAAAGGTTTCTGGGTTGAGGGAGTCGAGGCTGATATTGATGCGACGCAAACCCGCATCATACAGGTTTTGTGCCATGCCTGCCAGGAAAAAGGCATTGGTTGTCATCGCTAAATCTTCGGTTTGGGGAAG of the Allocoleopsis franciscana PCC 7113 genome contains:
- the moaA gene encoding GTP 3',8-cyclase MoaA, which gives rise to MNQVDYLRISLIDRCNFRCQYCMPEGAELDYILRQELLTNEELLTLLKEVFIPVGFSKFRLTGGEPLLRPGVVDLVSAIASLPQTEDLAMTTNAFFLAGMAQNLYDAGLRRINISLDSLNPETFDQIIGNRGRSRWEQTWEGIQAAHRVGFDPLKLNVVVIPGVNDPEVLDLAALTIDRHWHVRFIEFMPIGNDKLFGERAWVPSEELRQRIREVFGLTESTIRGNGPADVFQIPGALGTLGFISQMSECFCDRCNRMRLSADGWLRPCLLNESNQINLKTALRTGVDPVDLRAQVRHLLMIKPEINFKQRDSGTTGTYTRTMSQIGG